In Xyrauchen texanus isolate HMW12.3.18 chromosome 27, RBS_HiC_50CHRs, whole genome shotgun sequence, one genomic interval encodes:
- the b3gnt7l gene encoding UDP-GlcNAc:betaGal beta-1,3-N-acetylglucosaminyltransferase 7, like, with protein MEFFCRKKKNRPIRTAVSLTLVFATLLMLQKLITVDTNIRDIKVELKTKFCGPECESVKKNSIRTVGDSAQTSESSLAPVTNIMPTTWDVQTINCTENSTLRTEERFRHMNPRFHTFVLQRHCRYFPMLLNHPEKCSGEVDVLVVVKSVIEEHDRREAVRKTWGKEQVIEGMRIKTLFLLGAPSTGKDSRNLQALVQYEDRTYGDILQWDFMDTFFNLTLKEVNFLRWFNIYCKKVPFIFKGDDDVFVHSKNLVELIGFKIEEKKVDNLIVGDTIFKAKPIRNRQSKYFIPKELYDQPYPPYLGGGGFLMSSQVAQRLFVVSENVELYPIDDVFLGMCLQKLNITPELHLGFRTFGIIKRKMTPLNREPCFFRNLIVVHKLSPFELLKMWKLVQNEDLNCARQVVF; from the coding sequence ATGGAGTTCTTCTGTCGAAAGAAAAAGAATAGGCCTATAAGGACTGCAGTCAGCTTGACTCTGGTGTTTGCCACTTTGCTGATGCTTCAGAAACTGATAACAGTGGATACGAACATTAGGGATATCAAGGTCGAATTGAAAACAAAGTTCTGTGGCCCCGAATGCGAGTCAGTCAAAAAGAACAGCATAAGGACCGTTGGAGATTCAGCCCAAACGAGTGAAAGTAGCTTGGCACCGGTGACCAATATCATGCCAACAACTTGGGACGTGCAGACTATTAACTGTACAGAAAATTCTACATTAAGAACCGAGGAGCGGTTTCGTCATATGAATCCCCGGTTCCACACATTTGTCCTCCAGAGACATTGCAGATATTTTCCCATGCTGCTGAATCACCCAGAGAAGTGTAGCGGTGAAGTAGATGTTCTGGTCGTGGTCAAATCGGTTATTGAAGAACACGACCGGCGAGAGGCAGTGCGTAAGACGTGGGGTAAAGAACAGGTCATTGAGGGCATGAGAATCAAAACGTTATTCCTATTAGGCGCTCCATCGACTGGCAAAGACTCAAGAAATTTACAAGCGCTGGTTCAATATGAAGACCGAACCTATGGGGACATATTGCAGTGGGACTTCATGGACACCTTTTTTAACCTCACCTTGAAGGAGGTCAATTTTCTGAGGTGGTTCAACATCTACTGCAAAAAAGTCCCCTTCATCTTCAAAGGAGATGATGACGTGTTTGTCCACTCAAAAAACCTCGTGGAATTAATTGGGTTTAAGATAGAGGAGAAGAAGGTGGACAACCTCATTGTTGGAGACACCATTTTCAAAGCAAAACCGATCAGAAACCGTCAGAGTAAATATTTCATTCCCAAAGAGTTGTATGATCAACCCTATCCACCTTACTTGGGTGGCGGAGGATTTCTCATGTCCTCTCAAGTGGCTCAGAGGCTGTTCGTGGTTTCTGAAAACGTGGAGCTTTATCCAATTGATGATGTGTTTTTGGGCATGTGTCTTCAAAAGTTAAATATCACCCCTGAGCTGCACCTGGGCTTTAGAACATTCGGGATCATAAAGCGCAAAATGACTCCCTTGAACAGAGAGCCGTGCTTCTTCCGTAACCTCATTGTAGTGCACAAACTCAGTCCATTCGAGCTTCTGAAAATGTGGAAACTTGTGCAAAACGAAGACCTCAACTGTGCCAGACAAGTTGTGTTCTAA
- the c27h1orf174 gene encoding UPF0688 protein C1orf174 homolog gives MAGDGGEAKRLPKRPFHGEEDENSSASMNENVKTPPGKKTPSEAHGGKERRGKENSALKSTGLTHLHTSGSAEAKMDQTVLHGSREDPSIFFDEDSNHIFPVEQFFGNLDVVEDYPRKTPGSKSMSRRQYRSMHYYAKEDSEEEQL, from the exons ATGGCTGGTGACGGCGGGGAGGCCAAGCGTCTCCCAAAGAGACCGTTTCACGGCGAGGAAGACGAGAACTCGAGCGCGTCCATGAATGAAAACGTCAAAACTCCGCCTGGAAAAAAGACTCCGTCCGAAGCCCATGGCGGGAAGGAACGGCGCGGTAAGGAGAACTCTGCTTTGAAGTCTACGGGATTGACGCACTTACACACAAGCGGCTCTGCAGAGGCGAAGATGGACCAGACGGTCCTTCACGGCTCGCGAGAGGACCCAAGCATATTCTTCGACGAGGACAGCAATCACATTTTTCCTGTGGAGCAATTTTTTGGGAACCTGGATGTTGTTGAG GATTACCCACGCAAAACCCCAGGCAGTAAGAGCATGAGTCGGAGACAATATAGGAGTATGCATTATTATGCCAAAGAGGACAGTGAAGAGGAGCAGCTATGA
- the dffb gene encoding DNA fragmentation factor subunit beta, translated as MNKITKPKLVKIRSVNQARKYGIAAVTLKELVKKGCNLLKISGPRIQICLYEDGTIITEEYFQNLPDNTELVFLTDGQSWNGFAFEINQVLGLDTHTDLLISAAKDLLSDEHSPKRRRILGDLLRNLKDNSDVESREKDKEWFEGVDVRFKTKSAYMKYNCESRIRGYLKEVDGYTKTIQNNKAKNEYKKVVEILAEKLKSVRYNGVYFDRSESEAHRLCTEEGWFSCQGAFDENECTFFHSINPYGNRESRILFSTWNLDHLIEKKRTVIPTLAEVLKGKKSSDINLDYFYKLLFTQENLKLVHIVCHKKGAHELSCDSRKIYKRVKRTVK; from the exons atgaacaaaataacaaaacctAAGCTGGTTAAGATAAGGAGTGTCAACCAAGCCAGAAAATATGGAATTGCGGCTGTTACACTAAAAGAGCTGGTTAAAAAAGGATGTAATTTGCTAAag ATATCCGGTCCTCGTATTCAGATCTGCTTATACGAGGATGGGACAATAATAACCGAAGAGTATTTCCAAAATCTTCCAGATAATACAGAACTTGTTTTCCTTACGGACGGACAGAGCTGGAATGGAT TtgcttttgaaataaatcaagtCCTTggtttggacacacacacagacctacTGATCAGTGCAGCAAAGGATCTTCTCTCAGATGAGCATTCTCCCAAACGGCGCAGAATACTGGGAGACCTTCTAAGGAACCTGAAGGACAATTCAGATGTGGAGAGCAGAGAAAAAGATAAAGAATGGTTTGAAG GTGTTGATGTCCGGTTTAAGACCAAGTCTGCTTACATGAAATATAACTGTGAGAGCAGAATTCGGGGATATTTGAAAGAG GTTGATGGATACACCAAGACTATTCAGAACAACAAggcaaaaaatgaatacaaaaaggTGGTAGAAATCCTGGCTGAGAAATTGAAATCTGTGCGGTACAATGGTGTCTATTTTGACAGGTCGGAGAGTGAGGCCCACAGACTCTGTACTGAAGAGGGCTGGTTCTCGTGCCAG GGTGCCTTTGATGAGAACGAGTGCACATTTTTCCACTCAATAAACCCGTATGGGAATCGCGAGAGCAGAATCCTCTTTAGCACGTGGAATCTGGACCACCT AATTGAAAAGAAGAGAACTGTCATCCCCACTCTCGCCGAGGTACTGAAGGGTAAAAAGAGCAGTGATATTAACCTGGATTATTTCTACAAACTTCTGTTCACACAAGAGAACCTCAAACTTGTTCACATCGTCTGCCATAAGAAAGGGGCCCATGAGCTCAGCTGTGACTCCAGAAAAATCTACAAACGGGTCAAGAGGACTGTGAAATGA